Proteins co-encoded in one Zymomonas mobilis subsp. mobilis ATCC 10988 genomic window:
- the tpiA gene encoding triose-phosphate isomerase produces MTIRKLIAGNWKMNGSLGMLHELDGIAKATFNHPELDVVICPSFTLIAPAIVRQPDMTFGAQDCHYDESGSHTGCVSAPMLREVGASYVIVGHSERRIEQNETNEEIRAKTTTAIANGLVTIVCIGESRAAHASGQALPIIGAQLDGCIPPDATSDNLVVAYEPIWAIGTGNTPPPESIAEMHASIRDRLCLLLGSEGKKVRILYGGSVTGKNAEELMAIPDVNGTLVGGASLTAEQFVPIIEAGGRLA; encoded by the coding sequence ATGACAATACGCAAGCTCATCGCCGGCAATTGGAAAATGAACGGTTCTTTAGGCATGTTGCACGAACTGGACGGGATCGCCAAGGCAACCTTTAACCATCCAGAACTTGATGTTGTGATTTGTCCATCCTTCACGCTGATAGCGCCCGCTATTGTGCGGCAACCCGATATGACCTTCGGGGCGCAAGATTGCCATTATGATGAAAGTGGTTCGCATACCGGCTGTGTTTCGGCACCGATGCTCCGTGAAGTCGGTGCAAGTTATGTCATCGTTGGCCATAGCGAAAGACGTATTGAACAGAATGAAACCAATGAAGAGATCCGGGCAAAAACGACAACGGCGATAGCCAATGGCCTTGTGACGATTGTCTGTATTGGCGAGTCCCGTGCTGCCCACGCATCGGGTCAGGCTTTGCCTATTATCGGGGCGCAGCTGGATGGCTGTATTCCGCCCGATGCCACCAGCGATAATCTAGTTGTTGCCTATGAACCCATCTGGGCTATCGGAACGGGTAATACCCCACCGCCTGAAAGCATTGCCGAAATGCATGCCTCGATTCGTGACCGCTTGTGCTTGTTATTGGGAAGCGAAGGGAAGAAGGTCCGCATCTTATATGGAGGCTCTGTTACCGGCAAAAATGCCGAAGAATTGATGGCCATTCCAGATGTCAATGGAACTCTTGTCGGTGGCGCCAGCCTTACCGCAGAACAATTTGTTCCTATCATTGAAGCTGGGGGACGTTTGGCCTAG
- a CDS encoding peptidylprolyl isomerase codes for MFAFFRRMTKNGFAMLLFGIVILAFIFTGALGGFSRFGGSGSSDKDGGTIAKIGKRKLSASEAYDYIRRDYLAVRQQNPSIDAMTFVASGGIGKAISGYIAAKSMSEWAKNNGIGVSQKMVDGEIASIPVFIGANGKFDQKLFDAVLAQQHMTADQLRSDIAEDMVRRQILIPIVAGLKTPNAMAEPFARMLIQRHEGMILAIPTTVMPPSDKAPDDKAIADFYKSHIERYTLPEQRVIRYALVKPDEVKPTEVQIADYFKSHASEYAATEKRDLSQIILPDKAAAEALLAKIHGGLNFVAAAKTVGFSSEDIRLGALSKEQYSEKASPEAANAAFSLGDGAVSNVLHSPLGWHIVHVDKIERKPAATLDQMRGEITRQLSESLTSKAMTAKINRIQDNISNGNGFSDIAHKEKLEVVQTAPLRRDASDDQIVKSLVTPAFESGKNSEPFVATITADKLYALAMVDHVIAPAAQPLEKVKNQVVMDIRHSEMVEKSRKLADDLLKKAKSGVPFAQLAAQAGVKLPPVTPLAFRQLDLSRFQQSLPPAIIRFFELKPGEVALIPAPDESGWMLMKMERLVSSDPSKEAGLTAAVQNQFQNMMTGDIAEQFSNAVMQKSPAEIDQAAAVQLEKRFLSSGGSAAQ; via the coding sequence ATGTTTGCTTTTTTTCGCCGTATGACCAAAAACGGCTTTGCTATGCTTCTTTTCGGTATCGTCATTCTCGCCTTTATTTTTACGGGGGCGTTAGGCGGTTTTAGCCGTTTTGGCGGAAGTGGAAGTAGTGATAAAGACGGAGGAACCATAGCAAAGATTGGAAAGAGGAAACTTTCCGCTTCCGAAGCCTATGATTATATCCGTCGTGACTATTTGGCTGTGCGCCAACAAAATCCTTCTATTGATGCGATGACCTTTGTTGCCAGTGGCGGCATTGGTAAAGCCATCAGCGGATATATCGCTGCCAAATCCATGAGCGAATGGGCTAAAAATAATGGTATCGGGGTCAGCCAAAAAATGGTTGATGGTGAAATTGCCAGTATTCCGGTTTTTATCGGTGCCAATGGTAAATTTGACCAGAAGTTATTCGATGCTGTCTTAGCTCAACAGCATATGACAGCTGATCAGCTTCGCTCCGATATTGCGGAAGATATGGTGCGGCGGCAGATTTTAATCCCGATTGTTGCGGGATTAAAAACGCCTAACGCAATGGCTGAACCCTTTGCCCGTATGCTGATACAGCGCCATGAAGGCATGATTCTGGCTATCCCGACAACGGTTATGCCGCCATCCGATAAAGCACCGGATGACAAGGCTATTGCCGATTTTTATAAATCCCATATCGAACGCTACACCTTGCCGGAACAGCGCGTTATTCGTTACGCATTAGTCAAACCGGATGAGGTTAAACCGACCGAAGTCCAGATCGCTGATTACTTTAAAAGTCATGCAAGCGAATATGCGGCAACTGAAAAGCGTGATTTAAGCCAGATTATTCTGCCCGATAAAGCAGCGGCAGAAGCTTTATTGGCCAAAATTCATGGCGGTTTGAATTTTGTCGCTGCTGCCAAAACGGTCGGATTCTCCAGCGAAGATATTCGCCTTGGCGCTTTGTCAAAAGAGCAATATTCAGAAAAAGCTTCTCCCGAAGCGGCCAATGCCGCTTTCTCTCTGGGGGATGGAGCCGTCAGTAATGTCCTCCATTCGCCTTTGGGATGGCATATTGTTCATGTTGATAAAATTGAACGCAAACCGGCGGCCACTTTGGATCAGATGCGGGGCGAAATCACGCGCCAGCTTTCTGAAAGTCTGACTTCAAAGGCAATGACAGCCAAGATTAACCGGATTCAGGATAATATTTCTAACGGAAACGGTTTTTCCGACATTGCTCATAAAGAAAAGCTGGAGGTTGTTCAGACGGCACCGCTTCGCCGTGATGCCAGTGATGATCAAATCGTTAAAAGTCTGGTTACCCCTGCTTTTGAAAGCGGAAAAAACAGCGAGCCTTTTGTTGCAACCATTACGGCTGACAAACTCTATGCGCTTGCAATGGTCGATCATGTGATTGCACCAGCCGCACAACCGCTTGAGAAAGTTAAGAATCAGGTGGTAATGGATATTCGCCATAGTGAAATGGTCGAAAAATCTCGCAAGCTGGCTGACGATCTTTTGAAAAAAGCCAAATCGGGCGTGCCTTTTGCTCAGTTAGCTGCGCAGGCCGGTGTTAAATTACCTCCGGTAACGCCTCTGGCTTTCCGTCAGCTTGACTTAAGCCGTTTCCAGCAATCTTTACCGCCAGCAATTATCCGTTTCTTTGAGCTGAAGCCGGGTGAAGTCGCTTTGATCCCTGCGCCCGATGAAAGCGGTTGGATGCTGATGAAGATGGAACGTCTCGTCAGCTCTGATCCTTCCAAGGAAGCCGGATTAACGGCAGCTGTTCAAAACCAGTTTCAAAATATGATGACGGGTGACATTGCAGAGCAGTTCTCGAATGCGGTTATGCAGAAATCTCCTGCTGAAATTGATCAGGCAGCGGCTGTTCAGTTAGAAAAACGCTTTCTTAGCAGCGGCGGGAGCGCAGCACAGTGA
- the trpE gene encoding anthranilate synthase component I: protein MKPRITIEKENNGQDSDKEALEKLKQGKAALLWRKRITDIDTPVGVMLRAHQSGRGDFLLESVEGGSNRGRYSFIGLAPDLVFKAVGDKAEINRNWLQNHDDFSPVEGDSLSAMRQLVASCQMDIPSELPSSISSLVGYFSYETVGLVEKLPKPKFDPLNVPDMLFVRPTLFLVFDQVTDALYMIAPVWPDGAGSPEEKVATALEAIQNITDILKEPIPSLPAVKVDQLPEIKRAMPPKAYEDIVVQAKEYIKAGDIFQIVPAQRFTVDFPLPPMALYRSLRRINPSPFLYFLDFPGFSLVGSSPEILVKLQDGEVTIRPLAGTRPRGRNSFEDQTLRESLLKDPKERAEHLMLLDLGRNDVGRVSQAGSVKVTDSFSIEYYSHVMHVVSNVVGKIRPDKDALDALFAGFPAGTVSGAPKVRACEIIAELEPETRGPYSGGVGYFSPNGDMDSCIVLRTAILKDGVLHIKAGAGIVADSDPASEQRECEAKAGALIAAAQDAFTQNDILLKQSAKA, encoded by the coding sequence GTGAAACCCAGAATAACAATCGAGAAAGAAAATAACGGACAGGACAGCGATAAAGAAGCGCTGGAAAAACTAAAGCAAGGCAAAGCAGCCTTGCTTTGGCGGAAACGTATCACGGATATTGATACGCCTGTTGGCGTTATGCTGCGCGCGCATCAGTCAGGGCGCGGCGACTTCTTGCTAGAATCGGTTGAGGGCGGAAGCAATCGGGGGCGCTATTCTTTTATCGGCCTTGCGCCTGATCTCGTTTTTAAAGCTGTTGGAGATAAGGCAGAAATCAACCGCAACTGGTTACAAAATCATGATGATTTTTCTCCGGTTGAGGGCGATTCTTTATCGGCAATGCGCCAACTGGTTGCCTCTTGCCAGATGGATATTCCATCCGAGCTGCCTTCTTCTATTAGCAGTTTGGTCGGCTATTTCTCTTATGAGACGGTCGGCCTTGTCGAGAAGCTTCCAAAGCCGAAATTTGACCCTTTGAATGTGCCTGATATGCTTTTTGTCAGGCCAACGCTATTTCTGGTTTTCGATCAGGTAACTGATGCGCTTTATATGATCGCACCTGTCTGGCCAGACGGTGCAGGAAGCCCAGAAGAAAAAGTGGCCACGGCCTTGGAGGCTATCCAGAATATCACGGATATTCTGAAGGAACCGATTCCATCCTTGCCTGCTGTCAAAGTCGATCAGCTGCCTGAAATCAAGCGGGCAATGCCTCCCAAAGCCTATGAAGATATTGTTGTTCAGGCCAAGGAATATATTAAGGCGGGCGATATTTTCCAGATCGTTCCGGCACAGCGTTTTACGGTAGATTTTCCTTTACCACCGATGGCGCTTTATCGCTCCTTGCGTCGGATCAATCCGTCTCCATTCCTCTATTTCCTTGATTTTCCGGGATTCTCTTTGGTTGGTTCCAGCCCTGAAATCTTGGTCAAGCTACAAGATGGAGAGGTCACAATCCGGCCATTGGCTGGCACCAGACCGAGAGGCCGTAACAGTTTCGAAGATCAGACCTTGCGCGAATCTTTGTTAAAAGATCCCAAGGAAAGGGCTGAACATTTAATGCTGTTAGATCTTGGTCGAAATGATGTCGGTCGGGTTTCTCAAGCGGGCAGCGTCAAGGTTACCGATTCCTTTAGTATCGAATATTACAGCCATGTGATGCATGTGGTTTCAAATGTGGTCGGTAAAATCAGGCCGGATAAAGACGCGCTTGATGCGCTTTTTGCAGGTTTCCCTGCTGGCACCGTTTCAGGCGCGCCGAAAGTTCGGGCATGTGAAATTATTGCGGAATTAGAACCCGAGACCCGTGGACCTTATTCTGGTGGCGTCGGTTATTTCTCACCTAATGGTGATATGGATAGCTGTATCGTTCTAAGAACGGCTATTTTGAAAGACGGTGTTCTGCATATAAAAGCGGGTGCAGGTATTGTTGCAGATAGTGATCCTGCCTCGGAACAACGGGAATGTGAAGCCAAAGCAGGCGCTTTAATCGCTGCGGCGCAAGATGCCTTTACCCAAAACGATATTCTGCTGAAACAATCAGCTAAGGCCTAA
- a CDS encoding LysR family transcriptional regulator, whose amino-acid sequence MRHLPDFEAWAIFAKVAESNSFSKAALALGLSKGTVSKAISRLEERMGTSLLHRTSRHLSLTESGRVALTRATHLLEEGEAIEAEVSEDANNPYGVVRIASPISFGIQALGPILPEFLAEYPRVGIDLHLSDSRVDVIAEGFDIALRMGDLPDSSLRARRLFSIRRPVVASRAYLDRHGRPTHPRELSQHEVIIYSHIEHPHIWRFSHPEEGRVEVKVDGRVHVDNGDVAMGPLLSGIGIACQPEFFIWQALRDGVLEELFPEWTIPPYGMFLLTPPGRARPARVRALLGFLAQRFQKAPWVVGKMERHWWNELHPPFE is encoded by the coding sequence ATGCGCCATCTGCCTGATTTTGAAGCTTGGGCTATCTTTGCCAAAGTGGCTGAATCAAATTCTTTTTCAAAGGCAGCCTTAGCTCTGGGGTTGTCAAAAGGGACGGTATCAAAAGCGATTTCCCGACTTGAAGAAAGGATGGGAACCTCTCTTCTTCATAGAACCTCCCGCCATTTATCTTTGACGGAAAGCGGGCGCGTCGCTTTGACACGTGCGACTCATTTATTGGAAGAAGGTGAAGCGATTGAAGCGGAAGTTTCTGAAGATGCCAATAATCCTTATGGTGTCGTCAGGATCGCATCGCCTATTTCTTTTGGTATTCAGGCTTTGGGACCCATTCTTCCTGAATTTCTGGCGGAATATCCTCGGGTCGGTATTGATCTTCATTTAAGCGATTCCAGAGTCGATGTTATCGCCGAAGGCTTTGATATCGCTTTAAGAATGGGTGATCTTCCAGATTCTTCTTTGCGGGCCCGGCGTTTATTTTCAATTCGCCGACCTGTTGTGGCATCACGTGCCTATTTGGATCGTCATGGCCGCCCAACGCATCCACGCGAATTAAGCCAACATGAAGTTATTATTTATTCCCATATCGAGCATCCCCATATCTGGCGCTTTTCTCATCCAGAAGAGGGGCGGGTAGAGGTCAAGGTGGATGGCCGTGTTCATGTCGATAATGGTGATGTGGCCATGGGGCCTTTGCTGTCAGGAATCGGCATTGCTTGCCAACCGGAATTTTTTATCTGGCAAGCGTTGAGGGATGGCGTTTTAGAAGAATTATTCCCTGAATGGACGATACCGCCTTACGGGATGTTTCTTTTGACCCCACCAGGACGGGCGCGTCCGGCAAGGGTGCGGGCATTACTTGGCTTTTTAGCCCAGCGTTTCCAGAAAGCTCCTTGGGTTGTCGGAAAAATGGAACGCCATTGGTGGAATGAATTGCATCCTCCCTTCGAGTAA
- a CDS encoding COQ9 family protein codes for MTDSSPSGSNPDEMTLDEIRQAIAPSLPEHVAFDGWSDQALALAAYQHKIPIERARLAFHDGRIQMIDAWFDSVDKALIEKVESLSLDDMRVRDKIQALIMARLEIMQPYREALRRALSILVMPSHVPHSSQLSWHAADLIWKLAGDKSTDFSYYTRRLSLDAIYMATLYVYLDDKDPELANTRQFLARRIGNFMKVHKIKSWFKRSEDSKFSFSRLLGRLRYPNK; via the coding sequence ATGACAGATTCCTCTCCGTCGGGCAGCAATCCCGATGAAATGACCTTGGATGAAATAAGACAAGCCATTGCTCCAAGCCTTCCCGAACATGTAGCCTTTGATGGTTGGAGCGATCAGGCTCTGGCTTTAGCCGCTTACCAGCATAAAATTCCGATTGAGAGAGCTAGACTAGCCTTTCATGACGGCCGTATTCAGATGATAGATGCGTGGTTTGACTCTGTCGACAAAGCTCTGATTGAAAAGGTCGAAAGCCTGTCATTGGATGACATGCGGGTCAGAGACAAAATTCAGGCTTTGATTATGGCGCGCCTCGAAATCATGCAACCCTATCGTGAGGCGCTGCGGCGTGCCTTAAGCATTTTGGTAATGCCAAGCCATGTTCCTCATTCATCCCAGCTTAGCTGGCATGCAGCTGATCTGATCTGGAAACTGGCAGGCGATAAATCGACTGATTTTTCCTATTACACCCGCCGTTTATCACTGGATGCCATTTATATGGCGACTTTATACGTCTATCTTGATGATAAAGATCCCGAACTCGCTAATACCCGCCAGTTTCTAGCCAGACGGATCGGGAATTTTATGAAAGTTCATAAAATTAAAAGCTGGTTCAAACGTTCAGAAGACAGCAAATTTTCATTTTCCCGCTTATTGGGTCGCTTACGTTACCCAAACAAATAA